A single region of the Phoenix dactylifera cultivar Barhee BC4 unplaced genomic scaffold, palm_55x_up_171113_PBpolish2nd_filt_p 000345F, whole genome shotgun sequence genome encodes:
- the LOC103716160 gene encoding uncharacterized protein At3g27210 isoform X2, with product MGCLIRALRLLGEKTSSIQMGSCASVQKNPDTAMGFRLGLGSKAKKVFIPCPAKEKPLNGENPVGGFDFKGKVVDSGLDLRNPVFGSKEEIFFDSRAWLDSDCEDDFYSVNGEFTPSRGSTPNYQITTPATPRLNDTFFIEKFSDSKSEPSPTGRKKLAELLRESSQGEKDVKGQNASDREKVEINGKPDGCKINSDQPPKSLDGTPYFSGANSVYSSEVTPTRDPKNRKKRTWKSAHCCLPSLVQSFSFDERRQKMSQGPCAA from the exons ATGGGATGTTTG ATCAGAGCTTTGAGGCTATTGGGTGAGAAGACTTCTTCGATACAGATGGGTTCTTGCGCTTCGGTTCAGAAGAATCCGGACACCGCTATGGGATTTCGGCTGGGTTTAGGCTCCAAGGCCAAGAAGGTCTTCATTCCTTGTCCTGCCAAAGAGAAGCCTTTGAATGGGGAGAACCCAGTTGGAGGGTTTGATTTCAAGGGCAAGGTTGTGGACTCCGGATTGGATCTTAGGAACCCAGTATTTG GTAGTAAGGAGGAGATCTTTTTTGACTCACGGGCGTGGTTAGACTCTGACTGTGAAGATGATTTCTACAGTGTCAATGGAG aaTTTACTCCGTCTCGTGGCAGCACTCCAAATTACCAGATAACCACACCCGCAACACCTCGACTAAATGATACTTTCTTTATTGAGAAATTTTCTGACTCCAAATCAGAACCTTCTCCCACTGGTAGAAAAAAACTGGCTGAACTTCTTCGAGAATCATCGCAAGGTGAAAAGGATGTCAAGGGACAAAATGCTTCTGACAGAGAGAAAGTAGAAATCAACGGAAAGCCGGATGGTTGCAAAATCAACTCTGATCAACCTCCAAAATCATTAGATGGAACTCCTTACTTCTCTGGAGCCAATTCTGTGTACAGCAGTGAGGTCACTCCCACTAGAGACCCCAAGAACAGAAAAAAGAGGACATGGAAAAGTGCACATTGTTGCTTGCCTAGCTTGGTACAGAGTTTTAGCTTTGATGAGAGGAGGCAGAAAATGAGCCAAGGACCCTGCGCTGCCTGA
- the LOC103716160 gene encoding uncharacterized protein At3g27210 isoform X1 yields the protein MFGIPSLSQIRALRLLGEKTSSIQMGSCASVQKNPDTAMGFRLGLGSKAKKVFIPCPAKEKPLNGENPVGGFDFKGKVVDSGLDLRNPVFGSKEEIFFDSRAWLDSDCEDDFYSVNGEFTPSRGSTPNYQITTPATPRLNDTFFIEKFSDSKSEPSPTGRKKLAELLRESSQGEKDVKGQNASDREKVEINGKPDGCKINSDQPPKSLDGTPYFSGANSVYSSEVTPTRDPKNRKKRTWKSAHCCLPSLVQSFSFDERRQKMSQGPCAA from the exons ATGTTTGGTATCCCTTCTTTAAGCCAA ATCAGAGCTTTGAGGCTATTGGGTGAGAAGACTTCTTCGATACAGATGGGTTCTTGCGCTTCGGTTCAGAAGAATCCGGACACCGCTATGGGATTTCGGCTGGGTTTAGGCTCCAAGGCCAAGAAGGTCTTCATTCCTTGTCCTGCCAAAGAGAAGCCTTTGAATGGGGAGAACCCAGTTGGAGGGTTTGATTTCAAGGGCAAGGTTGTGGACTCCGGATTGGATCTTAGGAACCCAGTATTTG GTAGTAAGGAGGAGATCTTTTTTGACTCACGGGCGTGGTTAGACTCTGACTGTGAAGATGATTTCTACAGTGTCAATGGAG aaTTTACTCCGTCTCGTGGCAGCACTCCAAATTACCAGATAACCACACCCGCAACACCTCGACTAAATGATACTTTCTTTATTGAGAAATTTTCTGACTCCAAATCAGAACCTTCTCCCACTGGTAGAAAAAAACTGGCTGAACTTCTTCGAGAATCATCGCAAGGTGAAAAGGATGTCAAGGGACAAAATGCTTCTGACAGAGAGAAAGTAGAAATCAACGGAAAGCCGGATGGTTGCAAAATCAACTCTGATCAACCTCCAAAATCATTAGATGGAACTCCTTACTTCTCTGGAGCCAATTCTGTGTACAGCAGTGAGGTCACTCCCACTAGAGACCCCAAGAACAGAAAAAAGAGGACATGGAAAAGTGCACATTGTTGCTTGCCTAGCTTGGTACAGAGTTTTAGCTTTGATGAGAGGAGGCAGAAAATGAGCCAAGGACCCTGCGCTGCCTGA
- the LOC103716160 gene encoding uncharacterized protein At3g27210 isoform X3, translating into MGSCASVQKNPDTAMGFRLGLGSKAKKVFIPCPAKEKPLNGENPVGGFDFKGKVVDSGLDLRNPVFGSKEEIFFDSRAWLDSDCEDDFYSVNGEFTPSRGSTPNYQITTPATPRLNDTFFIEKFSDSKSEPSPTGRKKLAELLRESSQGEKDVKGQNASDREKVEINGKPDGCKINSDQPPKSLDGTPYFSGANSVYSSEVTPTRDPKNRKKRTWKSAHCCLPSLVQSFSFDERRQKMSQGPCAA; encoded by the exons ATGGGTTCTTGCGCTTCGGTTCAGAAGAATCCGGACACCGCTATGGGATTTCGGCTGGGTTTAGGCTCCAAGGCCAAGAAGGTCTTCATTCCTTGTCCTGCCAAAGAGAAGCCTTTGAATGGGGAGAACCCAGTTGGAGGGTTTGATTTCAAGGGCAAGGTTGTGGACTCCGGATTGGATCTTAGGAACCCAGTATTTG GTAGTAAGGAGGAGATCTTTTTTGACTCACGGGCGTGGTTAGACTCTGACTGTGAAGATGATTTCTACAGTGTCAATGGAG aaTTTACTCCGTCTCGTGGCAGCACTCCAAATTACCAGATAACCACACCCGCAACACCTCGACTAAATGATACTTTCTTTATTGAGAAATTTTCTGACTCCAAATCAGAACCTTCTCCCACTGGTAGAAAAAAACTGGCTGAACTTCTTCGAGAATCATCGCAAGGTGAAAAGGATGTCAAGGGACAAAATGCTTCTGACAGAGAGAAAGTAGAAATCAACGGAAAGCCGGATGGTTGCAAAATCAACTCTGATCAACCTCCAAAATCATTAGATGGAACTCCTTACTTCTCTGGAGCCAATTCTGTGTACAGCAGTGAGGTCACTCCCACTAGAGACCCCAAGAACAGAAAAAAGAGGACATGGAAAAGTGCACATTGTTGCTTGCCTAGCTTGGTACAGAGTTTTAGCTTTGATGAGAGGAGGCAGAAAATGAGCCAAGGACCCTGCGCTGCCTGA